The Panulirus ornatus isolate Po-2019 chromosome 55, ASM3632096v1, whole genome shotgun sequence genome has a segment encoding these proteins:
- the LOC139765638 gene encoding cuticle protein AMP1B-like has product MRKVVLMCLVTVVCAAPPPPTTYGAPPEPPQHTYGQKPVAVIVTDEREGPDAQGNYRFNFESSDGIKREEQGAPQGDEGAVGAQGGWSFTFPDGTPGHFTFVADAEGFKVESDLLPVPPPLPPHAIAQIEKAAAEDAAAASAPQHQYGAPPPSPAYG; this is encoded by the exons ATGAGGAAG gtggtgttgatgtgcctGGTAACTGTGGTGTGTGCTGccccacccccacctaccacctacgGCGCCCCACCTGAGCCCCCGCAACACACCTACGGACAGAAGCCTGTCGCGGTGATCGTCACTGACGAACGCGAGGGACCCGATGCACAAGGGAACTACAGATTCAACTTCGAGAGCAGTGATGGCATCAAGCGTGAGGAGCAGGGCGCTCCCCAGGGAGATGAAGGCGCCGTGGGAGCCCAGGGTGGCTGGTC GTTCACCTTCCCTGACGGCACCCCTGGCCACTTCACCTTCGTGGCTGACGCCGAGGGCTTCAAGGTAGAGTCTGACCTACTGCCGGTGCCGCCGCCCCTGCCTCCACACGCCATCGCCCAGATCGAGAAGGCCGCTGCCGAAGACGCGGCCGCAGCCAGCGCCCCTCAGCATCAGTATGGTGCCCCACCGCCCTCTCCCGCCTACGGCTAG